The Porites lutea chromosome 11, jaPorLute2.1, whole genome shotgun sequence genome includes a region encoding these proteins:
- the LOC140951734 gene encoding uncharacterized protein, whose protein sequence is MQSLKKLYLCSTIFLLLLVSLGSLQNAFGKETPSSTHDKVFNNDKKAVEFLRKLSERARPQQPTPKYNTASDIDLRHVVSTRFMKEMAKLFFSLPDLNQCNIMAAVSRTAGCKLSNITGFLVNLTETKHKAAIVSCPADGSIKYGTSCSEANKTIVVSSIGNELLEVFRKLPAPFKCNVVNTVALIYNLKGRRHLANGFSNQELTARKARNMVMKIYPSVSVPKTCIDPEIPVNHLVPSAPLVNITVNLGNGNKTSWLESLKEKGPNILRAVYEYEALKKKFLGQGSTQQYLEEHKEVIASAQFVLVTANGSNNPLSVLFKLKVKRKQSNQLREMKSTYRIVQALAGKTPQQLRKIFNASVVSVELSREQSKLTRTSPNENNWTLNQISKARDMFPKNLSEYHKQLAKTARCVVIYYISKKMKKSPRTMEMLYNSYNQLSRKHCCYYTERAVSTDTPIVISFTKEIFSNTLASFSTVTHKTRLGIPERNDPTMEIVSEKAVSEDSSALEIALFTILGLLCVIILVFTVNWVTALKSRPKYQNNSVPNGTPPTVVLRGSAVSSSGNSGQHDCVYVSNGYQRNKRQMRPSVKTHLSTATENKLSKLNSAQPSHDLGCADKNTGPERSPSFHNSADITTSGNSRARVENEYCAIDYSLQQQRNGNTLVECPWRKRLPEKTACNQGRKETLDLSVWDCKRDLESQGKAISYCSISDSSCKLQSHRTIGPRGCIPSEQSHKMVVVLLDSKETKEEEV, encoded by the coding sequence GCTCATTACAAAATGCCTTTGGAAAAGAAACCCCCTCAAGCACCCATGATAAAGTCTTCAACAATGATAAGAAAGCAGTTGAATTCTTGAGGAAATTATCAGAAAGAGCGCGCCCTCAGCAACCAACCCCAAAGTACAACACTGCATCAGATATCGACTTGCGCCATGTAGTCTCCACACGATTTATGAAGGAAATGGCCAAgctgtttttttctctccctgATTTGAATCAATGTAACATAATGGCAGCTGTATCAAGGACAGCAGGGTGCAAATTATCAAATATTACTGGGTTTCTTGTCAACTTAACAGAGACAAAACACAAAGCTGCTATTGTGAGCTGTCCCGCTGATGGTTCTATAAAATATGGTACAAGCTGCAGTGAAGCAAACAAAACCATTGTGGTAAGCTCCATTGGCAATGAGCTCTTGGAAGTCTTTAGGAAACTACCAGCTCCTTTTAAATGTAACGTTGTCAACACTGTTGCTCTGATTTATAACCTTAAAGGTCGAAGGCATTTAGCTAACGGATTCTCAAATCAGGAGTTAACTGCCCGCAAAGCTCGTAACATGGTTATGAAAATTTATCCATCCGTTAGTGTACCTAAGACTTGTATAGACCCTGAGATACCAGTAAATCACCTTGTGCCCTCTGCTCCTTTGGTGAATATCACTGTAAACCTTGGCAATGGAAACAAGACATCCTGGTTAGAGAGTCTAAAGGAAAAGGGGCCAAACATTTTGAGGGCTGTCTATGAATATGAAgcactgaaaaaaaagtttcttggGCAAGGTAGTACTCAGCAGTATTTAGAGGAACATAAGGAAGTCATTGCAAGTGCCCAATTTGTCCTAGTCACAGCAAATGGCAGCAATAATCCACTTTCAGTTCTCTTCAAACTGAAAGTGAAAAGGAAGCAATCTAATCAATTGAGAGAAATGAAGTCAACGTACAGGATTGTGCAAGCTCTGGCAGGAAAAACACCACAACAGCTGAGGAAAATCTTTAATGCCTCCGTTGTCAGTGTTGAGCTGAGTAGAGAGCAGTCAAAATTGACAAGAACATCCCCAAACGAAAACAACTGGACCTTGAATCAGATCAGTAAAGCAAGGGATATGTTTCCAAAGAATTTATCCGAATATCACAAGCAACTAGCCAAAACAGCACGATGTGTAGTCATCTATTACATctccaagaaaatgaagaaaagtcCCAGAACAATGGAGATGTTGTACAACTCTTACAATCAATTATCAAGAAAACATTGCTGTTACTACACAGAGAGAGCTGTTTCCACTGACACACCAATTGTTATATCCTTCACAAAGGAAATTTTCAGTAACACTCTAGCAAGTTTTTCAACTGTGACTCACAAAACAAGGCTAGGAATACCAGAAAGGAATGACCCCACCATGGAAATTGTTTCAGAAAAGGCTGTCAGTGAGGATTCCTCAGCTTTGGAAATTGCCCTTTTTACGATACTGGGACTTCTTTGTGTTATTATTCTGGTTTTTACAGTCAACTGGGTAACAGCTTTGAAAAGCAggccaaaatatcaaaacaattcTGTGCCAAATGGTACACCTCCAACCGTAGTGCTCCGAGGCAGTGCTGTTTCTTCTTCTGGTAACAGTGGACAACATGATTGTGTGTATGTTAGTAATGGTTATCAAAGGAATAAAAGGCAAATGCGGCCTTCTGTTAAAACGCATCTTTCTACagcaactgaaaacaaattaaGCAAACTAAACTCAGCACAGCCATCTCATGATCTTGGATGTGCTGATAAAAACACTGGCCCTGAAAGGTCACCATCTTTTCATAATAGTGCTGACATTACTACATCAGGGAATAGCAGAGCACGTGTAGAGAATGAATATTGTGCAATAGATTATTCTTTACAGCAGCAAAGGAATGGCAATACTCTAGTGGAATGTCCTTGGAGAAAGCGTCTTCCTGAAAAGACTGCATGCAACCAGGGAAGGAAAGAGACACTTGATCTCAGTGTGTGGGACTGtaagagagatttagaatcacaaGGAAAAGCGATAAGTTATTGCAGTATTTCTGACTCAAGTTGTAAATTACAGTCTCATAGGACAATAGGTCCCAGAGGCTGTATACCATCAGAACAGTCACATAAAATGGTAGTCGTTTTGCTGGATAGTAAGGAAACAAAAGAGGAAGAGGTTTAA